A window from Gallus gallus isolate bGalGal1 chromosome 7, bGalGal1.mat.broiler.GRCg7b, whole genome shotgun sequence encodes these proteins:
- the TRAK2 gene encoding trafficking kinesin-binding protein 2 isoform X5 has translation MALHNKNINQNEELFAAFTWQVLGTDNVEQKTYSDADMVKHLLAEKDRDLELAARIGQALLKRNHLLTEQNEALEEQLGQTLDQVNQLQHELSKKDDLLRIVSIASEESETDSSCSTPLRFNESFSVSQGLLQLDTLQDKLRELEEENLALRSKACHLKTETITYEEKEQQLVNDCVRELRQTNAQISRITEELSEKSEELVRYQEEISSLLSQIVDLQHKLKEHVIEKEELKLHLQASKDAQRQLTAELHELQDRNAECLGMLHESQEEVKMLRSRASSVACLCHPQACGAFPVDSLAAEIEGTMRKELSQVDESLLSKQKSQQKRVFDTVRVANVTRGRSSFPAPLPIPGSNRSSVVMTAKPFQSGLQMESHAQMTQRSSSERNLKGRHKPGQPGTPGDNDLVTALHRLSLRHQNYLSEKQFFEEEWERKMHLLTEQKEGASGYSTPTESCFSLGTNSEFTDLSASSSNLRVLLPEKLQIVKPIEGSQTLFHWQQLARPNLGTILDPRPGVVTKGFTPLTDDSVHRISDLEEDDEEEGEGGITFQVQQSFPEKKKSAVAKPVSGIFLSPITSVAVPLTASNPGKCLSSTNSTFTFTTCRILHPSDVTQVTPSSTSAPFSLGNSGNSMGNHVVSTPAMSYRLSIGEFLTNRGDSTTTLSSTSSLAQLLQERGISAKVYASPLLDKLPLIQPPRTVPIPSTPPNSPSHSPCPSPPPFESRVHHSENFLASRPAETFLQEMYGLKPSRNAPDVGQLKMNLVDRLKRLGIARVVKPPDTQDHKKNQGAEVSLQRPDSAVFLNAGSNLMAGLRRNQSLPAMIGALGAPVCTQSTKMDILKEN, from the exons TTCTAGGTACAGATAATGTGGAGCAGAAAACCTACAGTGATGCTGATATGGTCAAACATCTGCTAGCTGAG AAAGATCGGGACCTGGAACTGGCAGCACGAATTGGACAAGCCCTGCTTAAGCGAAACCATCTGTTGACAGAGCAGAATGAAGCACTAGAAGAACAGTTAGGACAAACTCTAGATCAa GTTAACCAGCTCCAGCATGAACTGTCAAAGAAGGACGACCTGCTTCGTATTGTTTCAATTGCTTCTGAGGAAAGCGAAACAGATTCTAGCTGTTCCACACCACTTCGTTTCAATGAGTCTTTCAGTGTATCACAAGGTCTCTTGCAGCTGGATACCTTGCAAGATAAACTCAGGGAGTTGGAGGAAGAGAACCTTGCTCTCCGATCAAAG gcctGCCATCTGAAGACAGAAACCATTACATATGAAGAGAAGGAACAGCAGTTAGTCAATGACTGTGTCAGAGAGCTCC GGCAAACAAATGCACAAATTTCCAGAATAACAGAGGAGTTGTCAGAGAAGAGTGAGGAGTTGGTTCGCTACCAGGAAGAGATTTCATCCCTTTTGTCTCAGATTGTTGATCTTCAGCATAAACTCAAAGAA CATGTGATTgagaaggaagagctgaaaCTTCACTTACAAGCTTCCAAAGATGCTCAGAGACAACTGACAGCAGAG ttacATGAGTTGCAAGATCGGAACGCAGAGTGTCTGGGGATGTTGCATGAATCTCAAGAAGAAGTGAAGATGCTGCGCAGCAGAGCCAGCTCCGTTGCTTGTCTCTGCCACCCTCAGGCATGTGGAGCATTTCCTGTG GATTCCCTTGCAGCAGAAATTGAAGGGACAATGCGGAAGGAATTGAGTCAGGTTGATGAATCTCTCCTATCCAAGCAAAA gagTCAACAGAAACGAGTATTTGACACTGTCAGGGTTGCTAATGTTACTCGTGGCCGCTCTTCTTTTCCTGCTCCATTACCAATCCCTGGATCTAATAGGTCAAGTGTTGTTATGACAGCAAAGCCTTTTCAGTCTGGCTTACAGATGGAAAGTCATGCACAGATGAcccagaggagcagctctgagagGAATTTGAA GGGCAGACATAAGCCTGGCCAGCCAGGAACACCTGGAGACAATGACTTagtcacagctctgcacaggcTCTCCCTCCGTCACCAGAACTATCTGAGTGAGAAGCAGTTCTTTGAGGAGGAATGGGAGcgaaaaatgcatttgctgacTGAGCAGAAAGAAGGGGCCAGTGGTTATAGTACACCAAcagaaagttgtttttccttGGGTACAAACTCAGAATTCACTGATCTCTCTGCCAGCTCCAGTAACCTCCGTGTCCTTCTACCAGAAAAACTGCAAATTGTCAAGCCCATTGAAG GATCTCAGACGCTGTtccactggcagcagcttgctcGACCCAACCTAGGCACCATACTTGACCCAAGACCGGGTGTTGTTACAAAAGGTTTTACCCCTCTGACCGATGATTCTGTGCACCGCATCTCTGACTTGGAGGAGGATGATgaagaagaaggggaaggaggtaTAACATTTCAAGTGCAACAATCCTtcccagagaaaaagaagtctgcAGTGGCAAAACCGGTGTCAGGGATTTTCCTGTCACCTATTACTTCAGTAGCAGTACCACTCACTG CCTCGAATCCTGGCAAGTGTCTGTCTTCAACAAATTCCACATTTACTTTTACTACCTGTAGAATCCTTCACCCATCTGATGTCACCCAAGTTACTCCCAG CTCTACGTCTGCCCCATTTTCACTTGGAAATAGTGGCAACAGCATGGGAAACCATGTAGTGAGCACTCCAGCCATGTCTTACAGGCTTAGTATTGGAGAATTTCTCACCAACAGAGGAGATTCAACTACTACCCTCAGCAGTACCAGCAGTCTGGCTCAACTCTTGCAAGAGCGAGGCATCTCTGCCAAGGTTTATGCTAGCCCCCTATTAGATAAACTGCCACTGATACAGCCCCCTCGTACAGTCCCCATTCCTTCTACTCCGCCGAATTCTCCTTCACATTCACCTTGTCCTTCTCCTCCACCATTTGAGTCTCGAGTGCATCACTCAGAAAATTTCCTGGCTTCAAGACCAGCAGAAACATTCTTGCAGGAAATGTATGGCCTGAAGCCCTCTCGTAATGCTCCAGATGTAGGCCAGCTGAAGATGAACCTGGTGGACAGGCTGAAGAGGCTGGGTATTGCCAGAGTCGTCAAGCCCCCTGATACACAGGACCACAAGAAGAATCAGGGGGCAGAGGTTAGCTTGCAGAGGCCAGACTCGGCTGTGTTTTTAAACGCAGGTAGCAACTTAATGGCAGGACTGAGAAGAAACCAGAGTCTTCCAGCCATGATTGGAGCATTAGGGGCCCCAGTCTGCACACAGTCAACCAAAATGGATATCCTAAAGGAGAACTGA
- the TRAK2 gene encoding trafficking kinesin-binding protein 2 isoform X2, whose protein sequence is MNVDRRILESISDVCSTEDLPEVELVSMLEEQLPDYKLRVDSLYLYENQDWIQSPTRRGHLPEISSPVHDEETFRYVTLIELPPSSLSGSCKFSQVLGTDNVEQKTYSDADMVKHLLAEKDRDLELAARIGQALLKRNHLLTEQNEALEEQLGQTLDQVNQLQHELSKKDDLLRIVSIASEESETDSSCSTPLRFNESFSVSQGLLQLDTLQDKLRELEEENLALRSKACHLKTETITYEEKEQQLVNDCVRELRQTNAQISRITEELSEKSEELVRYQEEISSLLSQIVDLQHKLKEHVIEKEELKLHLQASKDAQRQLTAELHELQDRNAECLGMLHESQEEVKMLRSRASSVACLCHPQDSLAAEIEGTMRKELSQVDESLLSKQKSQQKRVFDTVRVANVTRGRSSFPAPLPIPGSNRSSVVMTAKPFQSGLQMESHAQMTQRSSSERNLKGRHKPGQPGTPGDNDLVTALHRLSLRHQNYLSEKQFFEEEWERKMHLLTEQKEGASGYSTPTESCFSLGTNSEFTDLSASSSNLRVLLPEKLQIVKPIEGSQTLFHWQQLARPNLGTILDPRPGVVTKGFTPLTDDSVHRISDLEEDDEEEGEGGITFQVQQSFPEKKKSAVAKPVSGIFLSPITSVAVPLTASNPGKCLSSTNSTFTFTTCRILHPSDVTQVTPSSTSAPFSLGNSGNSMGNHVVSTPAMSYRLSIGEFLTNRGDSTTTLSSTSSLAQLLQERGISAKVYASPLLDKLPLIQPPRTVPIPSTPPNSPSHSPCPSPPPFESRVHHSENFLASRPAETFLQEMYGLKPSRNAPDVGQLKMNLVDRLKRLGIARVVKPPDTQDHKKNQGAEVSLQRPDSAVFLNAGSNLMAGLRRNQSLPAMIGALGAPVCTQSTKMDILKEN, encoded by the exons CTCTTATTGaacttcctccctcctccttgtCTGGATCTTGCAAATTTTCACAAG TTCTAGGTACAGATAATGTGGAGCAGAAAACCTACAGTGATGCTGATATGGTCAAACATCTGCTAGCTGAG AAAGATCGGGACCTGGAACTGGCAGCACGAATTGGACAAGCCCTGCTTAAGCGAAACCATCTGTTGACAGAGCAGAATGAAGCACTAGAAGAACAGTTAGGACAAACTCTAGATCAa GTTAACCAGCTCCAGCATGAACTGTCAAAGAAGGACGACCTGCTTCGTATTGTTTCAATTGCTTCTGAGGAAAGCGAAACAGATTCTAGCTGTTCCACACCACTTCGTTTCAATGAGTCTTTCAGTGTATCACAAGGTCTCTTGCAGCTGGATACCTTGCAAGATAAACTCAGGGAGTTGGAGGAAGAGAACCTTGCTCTCCGATCAAAG gcctGCCATCTGAAGACAGAAACCATTACATATGAAGAGAAGGAACAGCAGTTAGTCAATGACTGTGTCAGAGAGCTCC GGCAAACAAATGCACAAATTTCCAGAATAACAGAGGAGTTGTCAGAGAAGAGTGAGGAGTTGGTTCGCTACCAGGAAGAGATTTCATCCCTTTTGTCTCAGATTGTTGATCTTCAGCATAAACTCAAAGAA CATGTGATTgagaaggaagagctgaaaCTTCACTTACAAGCTTCCAAAGATGCTCAGAGACAACTGACAGCAGAG ttacATGAGTTGCAAGATCGGAACGCAGAGTGTCTGGGGATGTTGCATGAATCTCAAGAAGAAGTGAAGATGCTGCGCAGCAGAGCCAGCTCCGTTGCTTGTCTCTGCCACCCTCAG GATTCCCTTGCAGCAGAAATTGAAGGGACAATGCGGAAGGAATTGAGTCAGGTTGATGAATCTCTCCTATCCAAGCAAAA gagTCAACAGAAACGAGTATTTGACACTGTCAGGGTTGCTAATGTTACTCGTGGCCGCTCTTCTTTTCCTGCTCCATTACCAATCCCTGGATCTAATAGGTCAAGTGTTGTTATGACAGCAAAGCCTTTTCAGTCTGGCTTACAGATGGAAAGTCATGCACAGATGAcccagaggagcagctctgagagGAATTTGAA GGGCAGACATAAGCCTGGCCAGCCAGGAACACCTGGAGACAATGACTTagtcacagctctgcacaggcTCTCCCTCCGTCACCAGAACTATCTGAGTGAGAAGCAGTTCTTTGAGGAGGAATGGGAGcgaaaaatgcatttgctgacTGAGCAGAAAGAAGGGGCCAGTGGTTATAGTACACCAAcagaaagttgtttttccttGGGTACAAACTCAGAATTCACTGATCTCTCTGCCAGCTCCAGTAACCTCCGTGTCCTTCTACCAGAAAAACTGCAAATTGTCAAGCCCATTGAAG GATCTCAGACGCTGTtccactggcagcagcttgctcGACCCAACCTAGGCACCATACTTGACCCAAGACCGGGTGTTGTTACAAAAGGTTTTACCCCTCTGACCGATGATTCTGTGCACCGCATCTCTGACTTGGAGGAGGATGATgaagaagaaggggaaggaggtaTAACATTTCAAGTGCAACAATCCTtcccagagaaaaagaagtctgcAGTGGCAAAACCGGTGTCAGGGATTTTCCTGTCACCTATTACTTCAGTAGCAGTACCACTCACTG CCTCGAATCCTGGCAAGTGTCTGTCTTCAACAAATTCCACATTTACTTTTACTACCTGTAGAATCCTTCACCCATCTGATGTCACCCAAGTTACTCCCAG CTCTACGTCTGCCCCATTTTCACTTGGAAATAGTGGCAACAGCATGGGAAACCATGTAGTGAGCACTCCAGCCATGTCTTACAGGCTTAGTATTGGAGAATTTCTCACCAACAGAGGAGATTCAACTACTACCCTCAGCAGTACCAGCAGTCTGGCTCAACTCTTGCAAGAGCGAGGCATCTCTGCCAAGGTTTATGCTAGCCCCCTATTAGATAAACTGCCACTGATACAGCCCCCTCGTACAGTCCCCATTCCTTCTACTCCGCCGAATTCTCCTTCACATTCACCTTGTCCTTCTCCTCCACCATTTGAGTCTCGAGTGCATCACTCAGAAAATTTCCTGGCTTCAAGACCAGCAGAAACATTCTTGCAGGAAATGTATGGCCTGAAGCCCTCTCGTAATGCTCCAGATGTAGGCCAGCTGAAGATGAACCTGGTGGACAGGCTGAAGAGGCTGGGTATTGCCAGAGTCGTCAAGCCCCCTGATACACAGGACCACAAGAAGAATCAGGGGGCAGAGGTTAGCTTGCAGAGGCCAGACTCGGCTGTGTTTTTAAACGCAGGTAGCAACTTAATGGCAGGACTGAGAAGAAACCAGAGTCTTCCAGCCATGATTGGAGCATTAGGGGCCCCAGTCTGCACACAGTCAACCAAAATGGATATCCTAAAGGAGAACTGA